From Mucilaginibacter rubeus, a single genomic window includes:
- the rlmB gene encoding 23S rRNA (guanosine(2251)-2'-O)-methyltransferase RlmB: MAFNSRPQRESNQMVFGIRAVVEAIRSGKEIEALFIQRGISGGLIQELKELMNEYQITAQQVPVEKLNRITQKNHQGVIAVISPIVYQKIENIIPEVFEKGETPLILVLDSITDVRNMGAIARTAECAGVHAIVIPAKGSAQINPDAIKTSAGALYKIPVCRHDNFMQTVRFLQESGLQLVCCTEKTQDNIYKPDYTVPTAIIMGSEEDGIRNEIIRISDHLAKIPMFGEIESLNVSVSTGIILYEAIRQRTA; the protein is encoded by the coding sequence ATGGCATTTAATTCAAGGCCTCAGCGCGAAAGCAATCAAATGGTTTTTGGTATCAGGGCTGTAGTAGAAGCTATTCGTTCGGGTAAAGAGATCGAGGCATTATTTATACAAAGGGGTATTAGCGGAGGCTTGATCCAGGAGCTTAAAGAGCTGATGAACGAGTACCAGATAACCGCGCAACAGGTGCCGGTTGAAAAACTGAACCGCATTACCCAGAAAAACCACCAGGGAGTTATTGCTGTAATTTCGCCCATTGTTTATCAGAAGATCGAGAACATTATACCAGAGGTGTTTGAAAAGGGCGAAACGCCTTTAATTTTAGTTTTAGATAGCATTACCGATGTACGTAACATGGGCGCTATTGCCCGTACAGCCGAATGTGCTGGCGTACATGCCATAGTAATCCCTGCTAAAGGTTCTGCTCAGATTAATCCCGATGCCATTAAAACATCGGCAGGTGCGTTGTACAAAATTCCTGTTTGCAGGCATGATAATTTTATGCAGACCGTACGCTTTTTGCAGGAATCGGGCTTGCAGTTGGTTTGCTGTACCGAAAAAACACAGGATAATATTTACAAACCTGATTACACCGTACCAACGGCTATAATTATGGGGTCGGAAGAAGACGGTATCCGTAACGAGATCATACGCATTTCTGATCATCTGGCCAAGATCCCTATGTTTGGCGAAATTGAATCGTTGAACGTTTCGGTATCAACAGGGATTATTTTATACGAGGCGATAAGGCAGCGCACTGCGTAG
- a CDS encoding mannose-1-phosphate guanylyltransferase, translated as MNKNYYAIIMAGGIGSRFWPISRTSHPKQFIDILGTGKTLIQNTYERFLKVCPKENIYIVTNENYTKLVKHQLPDLEDQQILTEPVMRNTAPCVAYGCFKIESLNPDAAIVVAPSDQQILDEDAFVSAIEKSLQTAASNDYLITLGIKPSRPDTGYGYIQYTDNVINDEFHKVKTFTEKPTLEIAKTFIQSGDFLWNAGIFVWSAKAIVKAFGQHLPEMHEIFADARPVYNSDDEKPYVHKAYQQCVNISIDYGIMEKADNVYVLPSDFGWSDLGTWASIYDLAEKDYVGNAVIPAEKVIMYDSSNCMVNVPGEKLVILQGLHDFIVVESNNSLLICPRNQEQNIKQVVADVKSKFGAKYI; from the coding sequence ATGAATAAAAACTATTATGCGATAATTATGGCTGGAGGGATTGGAAGCCGCTTTTGGCCGATAAGTCGTACATCGCACCCTAAACAGTTTATCGATATACTTGGTACCGGTAAAACTTTAATACAAAATACCTACGAACGATTCCTGAAAGTATGTCCTAAAGAAAATATTTATATCGTTACTAACGAAAACTATACTAAGCTTGTAAAACACCAGCTACCGGATTTGGAGGATCAGCAGATCCTTACAGAACCTGTAATGCGTAACACTGCACCCTGCGTTGCGTACGGTTGTTTTAAAATTGAAAGCCTTAATCCTGACGCAGCCATTGTTGTGGCCCCTTCTGATCAGCAGATCCTCGACGAAGACGCCTTTGTATCAGCTATTGAAAAATCATTACAAACAGCAGCTTCAAATGATTACCTGATAACCCTTGGTATTAAACCATCAAGGCCCGATACCGGTTACGGGTACATCCAATATACCGACAATGTTATCAATGATGAGTTTCATAAAGTAAAAACCTTTACCGAGAAGCCAACCCTTGAGATAGCCAAAACCTTCATTCAAAGCGGCGACTTTTTATGGAACGCCGGTATTTTCGTTTGGTCGGCAAAAGCTATTGTGAAAGCCTTTGGCCAGCACCTGCCCGAAATGCACGAGATTTTTGCGGATGCCAGACCGGTTTATAACTCAGACGATGAAAAACCTTATGTGCACAAAGCATATCAGCAATGCGTTAACATCTCGATAGACTACGGCATCATGGAAAAAGCCGATAATGTGTACGTGTTACCTTCGGATTTTGGATGGAGCGATCTGGGTACCTGGGCTTCTATTTATGACCTTGCCGAAAAAGATTATGTAGGGAACGCCGTGATCCCGGCCGAAAAAGTGATCATGTACGATTCATCAAACTGCATGGTAAACGTACCGGGCGAGAAATTGGTGATACTACAAGGTCTGCACGACTTTATCGTAGTAGAATCAAATAACTCCCTGCTCATTTGCCCGCGCAACCAGGAGCAAAACATCAAGCAGGTTGTCGCAGATGTAAAAAGTAAATTTGGTGCTAAGTATATTTAG